A genome region from bacterium includes the following:
- a CDS encoding mannose-1-phosphate guanylyltransferase, translated as MKMVIKAVIMAGGKGERFWPLSREKFPKQLLSLTGKKSLLQETVDRLQPLISPQDILVVTRRPLARAIERQLPQLPRKNIISEPVGRNTAPCIGLAAKMIKEDAVMVVLPADHIIKPRRKFLDTLKKAVTLAKETENLITIGIKPTYPATGYGYIEAGNKEKQQVFRVKRFVEKPDKKNAERFIKTGRFFWNSGMFVWRKSVILEAIGKYMPSLYQKLQMVSSKNISKLYPGLPNVSIDYGIMEKAKNSLLIPADFSWEDLGSWESLDKFLSRDRGKNAIIGRVSMMDTQNCTIVNKKGLLSAIGVSDLIIVSTEDVTLVFPKGKGQQVKKLVEKLKKDPKFKKYI; from the coding sequence ATGAAAATGGTAATTAAAGCTGTGATTATGGCGGGAGGAAAAGGGGAGAGATTCTGGCCGTTAAGTAGAGAGAAATTTCCCAAACAACTCCTTTCGCTCACCGGAAAGAAGAGTCTTCTGCAGGAAACTGTGGATAGACTCCAGCCACTTATTTCTCCTCAAGACATCCTTGTGGTAACCCGACGTCCCCTGGCGAGGGCCATTGAGCGCCAGCTTCCCCAGCTGCCCAGAAAAAACATAATCTCTGAGCCAGTTGGGAGGAATACTGCTCCCTGTATTGGCCTGGCGGCGAAAATGATTAAAGAAGATGCGGTTATGGTTGTTTTACCGGCAGACCATATAATTAAGCCTCGAAGAAAATTCCTGGATACTTTGAAAAAAGCAGTTACGCTTGCTAAAGAAACGGAGAATCTAATTACTATTGGTATTAAACCAACATACCCGGCAACTGGTTATGGATACATAGAGGCAGGGAATAAAGAGAAACAACAGGTGTTTAGGGTCAAAAGATTTGTAGAGAAGCCGGATAAGAAGAACGCCGAAAGGTTCATTAAAACTGGTAGATTTTTCTGGAATAGCGGAATGTTTGTGTGGAGGAAGTCAGTAATTCTGGAGGCAATAGGGAAATATATGCCTTCCCTCTACCAGAAATTGCAAATGGTTTCTTCAAAGAACATAAGTAAATTGTATCCTGGATTGCCTAATGTTTCTATTGATTACGGGATAATGGAGAAAGCAAAGAATAGTCTTCTCATTCCTGCCGATTTCTCCTGGGAGGATTTAGGTTCCTGGGAGTCGCTGGATAAATTTCTTTCGCGCGACAGAGGGAAGAATGCTATTATAGGCAGAGTTTCGATGATGGATACTCAAAACTGCACAATTGTAAATAAGAAAGGACTATTATCTGCAATTGGCGTATCTGACCTTATTATTGTCTCTACAGAAGATGTTACCTTAGTCTTTCCCAAAGGAAAGGGTCAACAGGTTAAGAAATTGGTGGAGAAGTTAAAAAAAGACCCAAAATTTAAAAAATACATATAG
- a CDS encoding phosphoglucomutase/phosphomannomutase family protein: MVKIKFGTDGWRGVIADDFTFDNVRIVAQAIADYLKEEATGNKPQGVVVGYDNRFLAEKYALLIAEVLSGNGIKVILSNKSVPVPCVSFAIVEGKCDGGVMVTASHNPPQFCGIKFKALYGGSA, from the coding sequence ATGGTAAAAATTAAGTTTGGCACAGATGGATGGAGAGGAGTTATTGCTGACGATTTCACATTCGATAATGTGAGAATCGTTGCCCAGGCGATAGCAGACTACCTAAAGGAAGAAGCGACAGGTAACAAGCCACAAGGGGTGGTTGTGGGGTATGATAATCGTTTTCTTGCTGAGAAATATGCTTTGCTAATTGCTGAAGTTTTATCCGGAAATGGAATCAAAGTGATTCTTAGTAATAAGTCTGTTCCTGTTCCTTGCGTCTCTTTTGCCATAGTGGAAGGAAAATGCGATGGCGGGGTAATGGTTACTGCCTCGCATAATCCTCCACAGTTTTGTGGTATTAAATTTAAGGCTCTCTACGGAGGCTCGGC